Proteins from a genomic interval of Amycolatopsis sp. cg13:
- a CDS encoding 2Fe-2S iron-sulfur cluster-binding protein yields the protein MTDVVTLTVAEVIEETADARSIVFTVPDEHLDRFAYSPGQFLTLRIPSDQTGSVARCYSLSSAPHEGRVQVTVKRTVDGYGSNWVCDELRAGATIDVLRPSGVFCPSSLDSDFLLLAAGSGITPVMSILKSALEKGDGQVVLVYANRDEQSVIFAAELRELAERFGDRLTVVHWLESLQGLPTVTALRALAKPYMGHEAFLCGPAPFMAAAQDALRELGAPRERVHVEKFHSLTGNPFADEPEPEEDASGETTALTVDLDGETRQITWPRQRKLLDHLLAEGLDAPYSCREGQCSACACRIVSGEVKMLNNEVLDADDIADGIVLACQSVPLTDEVSVSYE from the coding sequence ATGACTGACGTCGTCACGCTCACCGTCGCCGAGGTGATCGAGGAAACCGCGGACGCCCGGTCCATTGTGTTCACGGTTCCGGACGAGCATCTCGACCGGTTCGCCTACTCCCCCGGGCAATTCCTCACGCTGCGGATTCCCAGCGACCAAACGGGTTCCGTCGCGCGGTGCTACTCGCTTTCCAGCGCGCCGCACGAGGGCCGGGTGCAGGTTACGGTCAAGCGAACTGTCGACGGGTACGGCTCGAATTGGGTTTGCGACGAGCTTCGGGCGGGCGCGACGATCGACGTGTTGCGGCCCTCCGGCGTGTTCTGTCCGTCCTCTTTGGACTCCGATTTCCTGTTGTTGGCCGCGGGCAGCGGGATCACGCCGGTGATGTCGATCCTGAAGTCCGCGCTGGAAAAGGGCGACGGCCAGGTGGTGCTGGTCTACGCCAACCGCGACGAGCAGTCAGTCATCTTCGCCGCGGAATTGCGTGAACTGGCCGAGCGATTCGGCGACCGGCTCACCGTGGTGCATTGGCTGGAAAGCCTGCAGGGACTGCCGACCGTCACCGCATTGCGGGCGCTCGCCAAGCCGTATATGGGGCATGAAGCGTTCCTCTGCGGCCCGGCTCCGTTCATGGCCGCCGCGCAGGACGCGTTGCGCGAACTTGGTGCGCCGCGCGAACGCGTGCACGTGGAGAAGTTCCACTCGCTCACGGGGAATCCCTTCGCGGACGAACCTGAACCCGAGGAAGACGCCAGCGGTGAGACCACCGCGCTCACCGTCGACCTCGACGGCGAGACCCGGCAGATCACCTGGCCGCGGCAGCGGAAGCTGCTCGACCACCTGCTCGCCGAAGGACTCGACGCGCCGTATTCCTGCCGCGAGGGCCAGTGCAGCGCGTGCGCGTGCCGCATCGTCTCCGGCGAAGTGAAAATGCTGAACAACGAGGTGCTGGACGCCGACGACATCGCCGACGGGATCGTGCTGGCCTGCCAGTCGGTACCGTTGACCGACGAGGTGTCCGTCAGCTACGAGTGA
- a CDS encoding MaoC/PaaZ C-terminal domain-containing protein codes for MPIDPAVAIGADLGEVCFAWTPSDVLLYHLAVGAGADPVAERELRYTYERDLRVLPTFATVAANLRTFEPPALKFPGVDVDLAKVLHGKQEIELHRPIPVEGKAVARTRIADVFDKGKAAVLVQETEVADESGAPLWTARSSIFARGEGGFGGERGPSDKIEWPDREPDAVLDVPTLPQQALLYRLCGDRNPLHADPAFAAAAGFDRPILHGLCTYGVVAKAVVDAFLDGDPERVSTFGTKFAGVVFPGENLRVRVWRENGRLLVTTTAPERGDAPVLADTVLRPR; via the coding sequence GTGCCCATCGATCCCGCGGTCGCGATCGGAGCCGATCTCGGCGAGGTCTGTTTCGCCTGGACGCCGTCCGACGTGCTGCTGTATCACCTGGCCGTCGGCGCGGGCGCGGATCCGGTGGCCGAGCGCGAACTGCGCTACACCTACGAACGCGACCTGCGTGTGCTGCCGACCTTCGCCACCGTCGCGGCCAATCTGCGCACCTTCGAGCCGCCCGCGCTGAAGTTCCCCGGCGTCGACGTCGACCTGGCGAAAGTGCTGCACGGCAAGCAAGAGATCGAACTGCACCGGCCGATCCCGGTCGAGGGCAAGGCGGTCGCGCGCACCCGGATCGCCGACGTCTTCGACAAGGGCAAGGCCGCGGTGCTGGTGCAGGAGACCGAGGTCGCCGACGAGTCCGGCGCTCCATTGTGGACAGCCAGGTCCAGCATCTTCGCCCGCGGCGAGGGCGGCTTCGGCGGCGAACGCGGACCGTCGGACAAGATCGAGTGGCCCGACCGCGAACCGGACGCCGTGCTCGACGTGCCGACCCTGCCGCAGCAGGCGCTTTTGTACCGGCTGTGCGGCGACCGCAACCCGCTGCACGCCGACCCGGCGTTCGCCGCGGCGGCCGGGTTCGACCGGCCGATCCTGCACGGGCTGTGCACGTACGGCGTGGTCGCGAAGGCCGTGGTCGACGCGTTCCTCGACGGCGATCCCGAGCGCGTCTCGACATTCGGGACGAAGTTCGCCGGCGTCGTGTTCCCCGGCGAAAACCTGCGCGTGCGCGTGTGGCGTGAAAACGGACGTCTGCTGGTCACGACCACCGCGCCGGAACGCGGCGATGCGCCTGTGCTGGCCGACACAGTGCTCCGGCCCCGCTGA
- a CDS encoding riboflavin kinase produces the protein MADERDGTFFVVRGPVEPGDKRGRELGFPTANIALRDQRGELGDGVWAGWAERADGTRVAAAVSVGRRPTYYGADGYRLVEAFLLDFEGDLYGERLTVWLGKHLRDQQGFGSAQELIDALGRDVAAAREWVAAHPADTLPTLAELPPDGEVQRIG, from the coding sequence ATGGCGGACGAGCGAGACGGCACCTTCTTCGTGGTGCGCGGGCCAGTCGAGCCGGGCGACAAGCGCGGCCGTGAGCTGGGCTTCCCCACCGCGAACATCGCGCTGCGCGACCAGCGCGGCGAACTGGGCGACGGGGTGTGGGCCGGCTGGGCGGAGCGAGCGGACGGCACGCGCGTGGCCGCCGCGGTGTCGGTAGGCCGCCGCCCGACCTACTACGGAGCCGACGGCTACCGGCTGGTCGAGGCCTTCCTGCTCGACTTCGAGGGCGACCTGTACGGCGAACGCCTCACCGTCTGGCTCGGCAAGCACCTGCGCGACCAGCAGGGGTTCGGTTCCGCGCAGGAGCTGATCGACGCGCTGGGCCGGGATGTTGCTGCGGCTCGCGAGTGGGTTGCGGCGCATCCGGCGGACACGCTGCCGACGCTGGCGGAGCTGCCGCCGGACGGCGAAGTCCAGCGGATCGGCTGA
- a CDS encoding DUF5134 domain-containing protein has product MSVPLAWLFTALFALLALPCVLRLVRLDYVSLGHRVRNGDLAELLLVVAMVAMLSPVGGPIPAAGWQAVLVLTAGWFAFAAWRGRAEGHSCAHHALSAAAMLYMVTAMPHGGMVHGPWMTMSTMDTRLAWPVVALGAAAYFAVDAVRSGVVAMRSRGTTVPGHASRTLCRAAMGAGMGVMLIAAV; this is encoded by the coding sequence GTGAGTGTGCCGCTGGCCTGGCTGTTCACCGCGCTGTTCGCGTTGCTGGCGCTGCCGTGCGTGCTGCGGCTGGTGAGGCTCGACTACGTCAGCCTCGGCCATCGGGTGCGCAACGGCGACCTCGCCGAACTGCTGCTGGTGGTGGCGATGGTCGCGATGCTGTCCCCGGTCGGCGGCCCGATCCCCGCGGCGGGCTGGCAGGCGGTGCTGGTGCTGACCGCGGGCTGGTTCGCTTTCGCTGCCTGGCGGGGTCGCGCCGAGGGCCATAGCTGCGCACATCACGCGCTGTCGGCGGCGGCGATGCTGTACATGGTCACCGCGATGCCGCACGGCGGAATGGTGCACGGGCCATGGATGACGATGTCCACAATGGACACCCGGCTTGCGTGGCCGGTGGTCGCGCTGGGGGCGGCGGCTTACTTCGCGGTGGACGCGGTCCGCTCGGGCGTGGTGGCGATGCGATCGCGCGGCACGACGGTGCCGGGACACGCGTCGCGCACGCTGTGCCGGGCGGCGATGGGCGCGGGGATGGGTGTCATGCTGATCGCCGCTGTCTGA
- a CDS encoding dihydrofolate reductase family protein, with the protein MRPLRYSVNVTLDGCCDHLAGIAPDEEMHRHSTEIIARADALLFGRVIYEMMEAAWRPSARPAERPDWMEPFGRTIDAAKKYVVSSKLERVDWNAELVRGDLREAVLRLKDQPGKGLYTGGLQLPLALAAMGLIDEYEFVVHPRIAGHGPTLFSGLPEHLDLKLVDRLEFSSGAVAMRYEPKNPQRA; encoded by the coding sequence ATGCGCCCGCTGAGATACTCCGTCAACGTCACGCTGGACGGCTGCTGCGACCACCTCGCCGGCATCGCCCCGGACGAGGAGATGCACCGGCATTCGACCGAGATCATCGCCCGCGCCGACGCTCTCCTCTTCGGCCGCGTGATCTACGAGATGATGGAGGCGGCTTGGCGGCCGTCCGCGCGGCCCGCCGAACGGCCGGACTGGATGGAGCCGTTCGGCCGGACGATCGACGCGGCCAAGAAGTACGTCGTGTCCAGCAAGCTCGAACGCGTCGACTGGAACGCCGAACTCGTGCGCGGCGATCTGCGGGAAGCGGTGCTGCGGCTCAAAGACCAGCCCGGCAAGGGGTTGTACACCGGCGGCCTGCAGTTGCCGCTCGCGTTGGCCGCGATGGGGCTGATCGACGAGTACGAGTTCGTGGTGCATCCCCGGATCGCGGGACACGGGCCGACTTTGTTCTCCGGGCTGCCGGAGCACCTCGACCTGAAGCTCGTGGACCGGCTGGAGTTCTCCTCCGGAGCGGTGGCGATGCGGTATGAGCCCAAGAATCCTCAGCGGGCCTGA
- a CDS encoding lipid-transfer protein, whose protein sequence is MTFTGTTAIAGIGATEFSKDSGRSELRLAAECVSHALADAGLKPSDVDGMVSFTMDGNAEIALARELGIPELTFFSRVHYGGGAAAATVQQAAMAVSSGIADVVVAYRAFNERSGMRFGRVSAAAAQQVNTSGVDNAFHYPMGIATPAATVAMVAQRYLHEYGATSEDFGKIAVIDRAHAATNPNAWFHGRPITLEEHQSSRWVAEPLHLLDCCQESDGGVALVITSLERARDLRQAPVVVSAAAQGSGPDQYVMTSYYRDDLAALPEMGVVGRQLWGQSGIGPSDVDVAVLYDHFTPYVLMQLEELGFCGRGEAKDFIAGDTLTLDGKLPLNPHGGQLGEAYIHGMNGIAEAVRQLRGTAANQVANAGTAVVTAGTGVPTSGLVLTQAR, encoded by the coding sequence ATGACGTTCACCGGGACCACCGCCATCGCCGGAATCGGCGCGACGGAGTTCTCCAAGGATTCCGGACGCAGCGAACTGCGACTGGCGGCCGAATGCGTGAGCCACGCACTGGCCGACGCTGGATTGAAACCGTCCGATGTGGACGGCATGGTGTCGTTCACCATGGACGGCAACGCGGAAATCGCGCTCGCCCGCGAGCTGGGCATTCCGGAGCTGACGTTCTTCAGCCGCGTGCATTACGGCGGCGGCGCGGCAGCGGCGACCGTGCAGCAGGCGGCGATGGCGGTCTCGAGCGGGATCGCCGACGTCGTGGTCGCGTACCGGGCGTTCAACGAGCGCTCCGGAATGCGGTTCGGCCGCGTGTCGGCGGCCGCGGCGCAGCAGGTCAATACGTCCGGTGTGGACAATGCGTTCCACTACCCGATGGGCATCGCGACCCCGGCCGCGACGGTGGCCATGGTCGCGCAGCGGTATCTGCACGAATACGGGGCCACCAGCGAGGATTTCGGCAAGATCGCGGTCATCGACCGGGCGCACGCGGCGACCAACCCGAACGCCTGGTTCCACGGCCGGCCGATCACGCTGGAGGAGCATCAGTCTTCGCGTTGGGTCGCGGAACCGTTGCACCTGCTCGATTGCTGCCAGGAAAGCGACGGCGGCGTCGCGCTGGTCATCACCAGCCTCGAACGCGCGCGCGACCTCCGGCAGGCGCCGGTGGTGGTGTCGGCGGCGGCGCAGGGGAGCGGGCCGGACCAGTACGTGATGACCAGCTACTACCGCGACGATCTCGCCGCGCTGCCGGAAATGGGCGTGGTCGGACGGCAGTTGTGGGGCCAGTCCGGCATTGGACCGTCCGATGTGGACGTCGCGGTGCTGTACGACCACTTCACCCCGTATGTCCTGATGCAGCTGGAGGAACTGGGTTTCTGCGGTCGCGGCGAGGCGAAGGACTTCATCGCGGGCGACACGCTGACCCTCGACGGGAAGCTGCCGCTCAACCCGCACGGCGGTCAGCTCGGCGAGGCCTACATCCACGGTATGAACGGCATCGCGGAGGCGGTCCGGCAGCTGCGCGGCACGGCGGCGAACCAGGTCGCCAACGCCGGTACCGCGGTGGTCACGGCGGGAACCGGCGTCCCGACGAGCGGACTGGTGTTGACTCAGGCCCGCTGA
- a CDS encoding MaoC family dehydratase: MTAAVGTELPPMVLEATPTFVISTALATRDFQDVHHDRDAAVARGSKDIFLNILTDTGLVQRYVSEWAGPQALIRSIKIRLGVPCYAGDTLAFSGRVTAREGNDVELEVSAVDSLGAHVTGTVSLTLPEEDA, encoded by the coding sequence ATGACTGCCGCAGTCGGGACCGAACTGCCGCCGATGGTGCTCGAAGCGACGCCGACGTTCGTGATCAGTACGGCGTTGGCGACCCGCGATTTCCAGGACGTGCACCACGACCGGGACGCCGCGGTCGCGCGCGGGTCGAAGGACATTTTCCTCAACATCCTTACCGACACCGGGCTGGTGCAGCGGTACGTGAGCGAATGGGCCGGTCCGCAAGCGCTCATCCGCTCGATCAAGATCCGGCTCGGCGTGCCGTGCTACGCCGGGGACACGCTCGCCTTTTCCGGCCGGGTCACCGCTCGCGAAGGCAACGACGTCGAGCTCGAAGTGTCCGCTGTGGACAGTCTAGGTGCGCACGTGACCGGCACGGTTTCGCTGACGCTGCCGGAGGAGGACGCATGA
- a CDS encoding bifunctional MaoC family dehydratase N-terminal/OB-fold nucleic acid binding domain-containing protein, with protein sequence MTIEEAAAKIAAQGESALRYARDPVNQAMVNNWVEAIGDANPVYTDADFAETSVHKGLVAPPAMAQVWTMPGLHGVRGDDDPLGAILKVLDDAGYTSIVATNSEQTYHRYLRPGEHVSTTNVLEDVTGPKRTGLGEGWFVTTRTNWYVDGELVADMVFRVLKFRPREPEPPPSPVLRPVISHDTAFFWEGLREGELRIQRWGDVLRHPPGPMPPDGSLDTTPDYVVASGRGTVYSFVVHHHPAVPGKRLPFVVALVELEEGVRVMAELLDAEPDEVHIGLPVTAAFVRVDDDLTLPAWKVAR encoded by the coding sequence ATGACGATCGAGGAAGCCGCCGCGAAAATCGCCGCACAGGGCGAAAGCGCGCTGAGGTACGCGCGCGATCCGGTGAACCAGGCGATGGTGAACAACTGGGTCGAGGCGATCGGCGACGCCAATCCGGTGTACACCGACGCGGACTTCGCCGAGACGAGCGTCCACAAGGGACTCGTCGCGCCGCCGGCGATGGCGCAGGTGTGGACCATGCCGGGGCTGCACGGCGTGCGAGGGGACGACGACCCGCTCGGCGCGATCCTGAAGGTGCTCGACGACGCCGGGTACACGTCCATTGTGGCCACTAACTCCGAGCAGACCTATCACCGGTATCTCCGGCCCGGCGAACACGTTTCGACCACGAACGTGCTGGAGGACGTCACCGGCCCGAAGCGCACCGGGCTCGGCGAGGGCTGGTTCGTGACCACCCGGACGAATTGGTATGTCGACGGGGAACTGGTGGCGGACATGGTGTTCCGCGTGCTGAAGTTCCGCCCGCGCGAACCGGAACCGCCGCCGTCGCCGGTGCTGCGTCCGGTGATCAGCCACGACACGGCGTTTTTCTGGGAAGGCTTGCGCGAGGGCGAACTGCGCATCCAGCGCTGGGGCGACGTGCTGCGGCATCCGCCCGGTCCGATGCCGCCGGACGGATCGCTCGACACGACGCCGGACTACGTCGTCGCCAGCGGGCGCGGAACGGTCTACAGCTTCGTCGTGCACCACCATCCCGCGGTTCCGGGCAAGCGGCTGCCGTTCGTGGTCGCGCTGGTGGAGCTGGAGGAAGGCGTGCGGGTGATGGCCGAATTGCTGGACGCCGAACCGGACGAGGTCCACATCGGACTTCCGGTGACCGCCGCGTTCGTGCGCGTCGACGACGACCTGACCCTGCCCGCGTGGAAGGTGGCGCGATGA